From Streptomyces sp. SCSIO 75703:
CGCACCTCCGCCGAGGGCGGCCGGGCCGAGCTGCGCCTCGGCCGCCGCGACGGCACCTACGTCTGGGTCTCGCTGCGCAACAGCGTCGTCGCCGACGCCGCCGACGGGCCGCGCTTCCTGCTCACCCACGTCGAGGACATAGAGGAGCGCAAGCGCCGCGAGCTCCAGCTCGCCCACCGCGCCTCCCACGACTCGCTGACCGGGCTGCCCAACTCCGCCGAACTGCGCGCCCGCCTCTCCGCCCGCCTGTGCCGCCGGCCCGGCTCCCCGCACGCCAGCGTGGCCGACATGCTCGATGCCGCCTACACGCGCCCCGGCCGCCGCGCCGAGGACCAGGACCTCGGCTACCGCGAGGACCCGGGACCGTACGCCCCCTACGACCACCACGTGCACGTCGTCGCCCCCGAGGGGGACGACGGCGCCAAGGGGCTCGCGGTCCTCTTCTGCGACCTCGACGGCTTCAAGTCGATCAACGACCGGTTCGGGCACAACGCGGGCGACGCCGTCCTCATCGAGGTCGCCCGGCGGCTCGGCTGCGGGGTCCGCGACGGCGACACGGTCGCCCGGCTCGGCGGCGACGAGTTCGTGATCCTCGCCGACGGGCTCGGCCAGGCCGACGCCGAGGACCTCGCGGTACGCCTGCGCAGCGAGATCATCCAGCCGATCCGGGCCGAGGGGCGGGCCGTCCGCGTGGGCGCCAGTTTCGGCATCGGATGGGCCCACTGCGGGATGACGGCGGACGAAGTGCTGAAGTCCGCTGACGAACGGATGTACGTCGAGAAACGATCTCGTCCCAAACAGCACCGGCGAGCCGGGTGATCCCCAGAACAGTGGGCGGGTACGGCCCGATTTCACCCCTGCCCACCGGCCCTGAGGGGTACCCCCGATCGAGCGAATGGTGCCACCGGGGAAGGTAGGCTCGGCCTCTCACCGCCCGCACCGCACCTGGTTAGGAGACCTAGGGATGACGCCCGGCAACAACGGCGCGAGCACGCCCGAGGACGACGACCCGTTCGGCTACCTCTACGCCGACGGGCAGGCCAACGGGGCCCAGCCGCCGTCCGGTGGCTACGGCTACCCGAACTCCGTCAACCGGGTGCGCCCCGTCGGCACACGGCAGTACGGGGCACCGCAGGCCCAGGCCCCTCAGCAGCAGGGCGTCTACGGCCAGCCCAACGCCCACTACGCCGCACCCGAGACCGTGCCCGGCGCCCCGGGCCCGCAGCAGCAGGGCCGGGCGGGCGGCGGGGGCCGCGGCCGGGGCCCCAACACCAAGGGCCTGCTGATCGGCGCCGTCGCCGTGGTCGCGGCGGTCGTCGTCGGCATCGCGGTCGCCATGGCGAGCAGCGGCGACAAGGACGACGGCAAGGGCGGCAACGAGGCCGGCGCCACCGCGCCCGCCCAGCCCGAGACCGGCGAACCGTCCGCCACCGCCACGGAGGAGGGGAAGAAGGACGACGAGAAGGCGGAGCTGCCGGCCTCGGACGCCAAGGCCCTGCGCCTCTCGCCCGGCCTCTCGACCGCTTCGGACACCCAGGGCGCCCAGGCCGAGGGCGGAGTCTACGTGGCCGGCTTCAACCAGGTCGGCGCCAAGGTCACCTGGACCGTCGACGGCATCAAGGACAAGGGCTCCTACCGGCTGTACGTGCGCTACGGCATCCCCGGTGTGGACGCCAACGCGACGCTCGTGGTCAACGGCAAGGCCGATTCCCGTCCGCTCAACATGCGGAACTTCGCCAATTCGCCCGAGGGCGACTGGGAAAAGGGATGGCAGAGCACCTGGGCCAACGTGAACCTGAACGAGGGCACGAACACGATCGAGCTCGCGTGCAACGAGGGCAACCAGTGCGACCTCAACCTGGACCAGTTCTGGCTGAAGCCCGGCTAGGGTCTTTCGTGCGGATCAGGCCGGACCCCGCGAGCCCGGCGTGATCCACACGAAAGGCCCTGGTGACCTGACTCACCCCGCCTCCGGTGTCACCGTGACGCCGGAGGCGAGCAGGTTCTCGTAGGCCGCGCGGTCGAACTCGCCGGCCGCGGGGGCGAGGACCGTCGCCGCGGACAGGGCGAGCGCGCGGGCCAGCCGGTCCGGCCAGGGCAGGCGTTCCACCAGGCCGGACAGCAGCCCCGCGACGGCGGAGTCGCCGGCGCCGGTCGGGTTGCCGGCCAGCCGGGCGGGCGGGGCGGCCCGCCAGCGGCCCTCCGGGGTCACCGCGAGCAGCCCCTCGGCGCCCAGTGAGGCGACGACCGCGTGGGCACCGCGCCGCCGGGCGGACTGGGTGGCCCGCAGCGGCTCGTGCGCACCGGTCAGCTCGGCCAGCTCCTCGGCGTTCGGCTTGATCAGGTCGGGGCGGGCGGCGACGCCCCGGCGCAGCGGTTCCCCGCTGGTGTCGAGCAGCACCGGCACCCCGGCCGCGCGGGCGGTGCGCACCAGGCCGGCGTAGGCGCCGACCGGCAGGCCCGGCGGCAGGCTGCCGCACAGGGCGACGGCGTCCGCGCCGCCGAGCAGCCGCTCGTAGGCGCGCTGGAAGGCGTCCCACTCGGCGGGGGCGACGGCCGGTCCGGGTTCGTTGAGCTGGGTGGTGTCGCCGGTGCGCCGGTCCACCACGGCGATGGTGCGGCGGCTGGCGCCCTCGGTGGGCACCAGCGCGTCCACGAGCCCCGGCACGGCGGCGAGCCCCTGCCGCACGAGGTGTCCGGTGGTGCCGCCCGCGAAGCCGGTGACGGTCGTCTCGTGGCCGAGGGCGGCGAGCACGCGGGCCACGTTCAGCCCTTTGCCGCCGGGGCGCTCGATGACCTCGGTGACGCGGTGGGAGGCGTGCGGGCGCAGGTCGGGGACCCGGTAGGTGAGGTCCAGCGCGGTGTTCAGCGTGACGGTGAGAATCACCTGTGCCGACCTCCCCCGTCCGCCGGACGCACGGCGCCCGCCCGGTGCGGCCGCCGGACACGATCATGCCAAACGCGCGCCGGGCGGCCCACCCCGCGGCCGTGTGCCCTACGCCCTTCGGGGGGCGGAGTCGCGGACGGATCAGCCCA
This genomic window contains:
- a CDS encoding 1-phosphofructokinase family hexose kinase, with the protein product MILTVTLNTALDLTYRVPDLRPHASHRVTEVIERPGGKGLNVARVLAALGHETTVTGFAGGTTGHLVRQGLAAVPGLVDALVPTEGASRRTIAVVDRRTGDTTQLNEPGPAVAPAEWDAFQRAYERLLGGADAVALCGSLPPGLPVGAYAGLVRTARAAGVPVLLDTSGEPLRRGVAARPDLIKPNAEELAELTGAHEPLRATQSARRRGAHAVVASLGAEGLLAVTPEGRWRAAPPARLAGNPTGAGDSAVAGLLSGLVERLPWPDRLARALALSAATVLAPAAGEFDRAAYENLLASGVTVTPEAG
- a CDS encoding CBM35 domain-containing protein, translating into MTPGNNGASTPEDDDPFGYLYADGQANGAQPPSGGYGYPNSVNRVRPVGTRQYGAPQAQAPQQQGVYGQPNAHYAAPETVPGAPGPQQQGRAGGGGRGRGPNTKGLLIGAVAVVAAVVVGIAVAMASSGDKDDGKGGNEAGATAPAQPETGEPSATATEEGKKDDEKAELPASDAKALRLSPGLSTASDTQGAQAEGGVYVAGFNQVGAKVTWTVDGIKDKGSYRLYVRYGIPGVDANATLVVNGKADSRPLNMRNFANSPEGDWEKGWQSTWANVNLNEGTNTIELACNEGNQCDLNLDQFWLKPG